The following coding sequences are from one Rutidosis leptorrhynchoides isolate AG116_Rl617_1_P2 chromosome 11, CSIRO_AGI_Rlap_v1, whole genome shotgun sequence window:
- the LOC139876889 gene encoding uncharacterized protein, with the protein MNFLLASSSLKLLRISPFNPHFCTLHYTQNTMGFTVINNFALGHISLCDDKRGSVDLFSKCVNLRNLTLEYFKINAKAFDIVTPQLSNLTLVHAPASDIINVIAPKLETHTIIHCLMKDLCIPSGCSSFCYVGHRAPQWLNGNFHSVNKVSVNLSISCLKEENARGIIKMLQELHSARFLTLSLDIVECISSFTDLLSGRASPFSNLICLNIDSGSRDTCKVKMSSEARSFLLENSPNATFIMKELPTKEMKEKEVKEKIKAVIEDLLKELEDAVEMSNMIIEKKRVLKNLLDDIQLWTNKKKENKMKKKIEESERSIRVELELARLLVQYSASLFIFKDMVRNSIDHNEVIYVSNSKTEQLRCLFNSLPLPQRIRMEDCYFRQIVQAQAQAHSNAIAVNHASIIKFFSKIWIPKHEDILASVHLLLSQSSSSSSSSSSSSSSSSSSSSSTIVHTLSSTSSINPVAVRKTKQKKRKVSTQCHQL; encoded by the exons ATGAATTTCCTCCTTGCCTCTTCATCTCTCAAACTCTTACGCATCTCACCTTTCAACCCTCATTTCTGCACCTTGCATTACACCCAAAACACTATGGGATTTACCGTCATTAACAACTTTGCATTAGGTCATATTTCGTTGTGTGATGATAAACGTGGATCTGTTGATCTTTTCTCAAAGTGTGTCAACTTACGAAACCTCACTTTAGAATATTTCAAGATCAATGCTAAGGCTTTTGACATTGTTACCCCTCAACTTTCAAATCTCACACTTGTTCATGCCCCAGCCTCAGATATTATCAATGTGATTGCCCCTAAACTTGAGACTCACACTATAATTCACTGCTTAATGAAGGACTTGTGTATTCCGTCAGGGTGTTCATCTTTCTGCTATGTAGGTCACCGTGCTCCACAGTGGCTTAATGGTAATTTTCATTCTGTGAACAAAGTGAGTGTCAATTTGTCCATATCTTGCTTAAAAGAGGAAAATGCTCGTGGTATTATTAAAATGCTTCAAGAGCTCCATAGTGCCAGATTTCTTACGCTTAGCTTAGACATTGTTGAG TGTATTTCCTCATTCACTGATTTATTATCTGGTCGGGCTTCGCCCTTTAGCAACTTGATTTGTTTGAATATAGACTCTGGCTCGAGGGATACATGCAAAGTGAAAATGTCTAGTGAAGCCCGGAGTTTCTTGCTTGAGAACTCTCCAAACGCCACATTTATCATGAAG GAACTACCAACGAAAGAAATGAAAGAGAAAGAGGTTAAGGAGAAGATAAAAGCAGTGATTGAAGATCTATTGAAGGAACTAGAAGATGCAGTAGAGATGAGCAATATGATTATTGAGAAAAAACGTGTTTTGAAGAACCTTCTGGATGATATACAATTATGGAccaacaagaaaaaggaaaacaagatgaagaagaaaattgaagaatctgAGAGGAGTATTCGAGTAGAGTTGGAATTGGCTAGATTGTTGGTACAGTATTCTGCAAGTCTGTTTATATTTAAGGATATGGTTAGAAACTCAATTGACCATAACGAAGTTATCTATGTCTCGAATTCAAAGACGGAGCAACTCAGATGTTTATTCAATAGCTTACCTCTGCCACAGCGGATACGAATGGAAGACTGCTACTTTCGTCAGATTGTTCAAGCACAAGCACAAGCACACTCAAATGCAATAGCTGTTAATCACGCCTCAATCATTAAATTTTTTAGTAAGATATGGATTCCCAAACATGAAGATATTTTAGCCAGCGTACATCTGCTGCtgtcacaatcatcatcatcatcatcatcatcatcatcatcatcatcatcatcatcatcatcatcatcttcaacaatt GTTCATACACTCTCCTCCACTTCAAGTATCAACCCAGTGGCTGTTcgtaaaacaaaacaaaaaaaaagaaaagtATCAACTCAATGCCATCAGCTGTGA